GGCGGCATCGTCGCCGATCTGAAGGTCGGCTGGCGGGAGGTGACGGGGCGGCCCTGGCTGTGGTCGATCGTGCTGCAGTTCGCGGTCGTCAACGCCGTGGTGGCCGCCGCGGAGGCGGTCTACGGGCCGCTGGTGGCCCGCGAGCACCTGGGCGGCGCGGCACCGTGGGGCCTGGCGATGGGCGCCTTCGCCGCCGGGACGCTGGCCGGGGCGCTGGTGATGACCCGCTGGAAGCCGCGGCGGGTGCTGCTCGCCGGGGTGCTGTGCGTCTTCCCGCTCGCGCTGCCGCCCGCTGCGCTGGCGGTGCCGCTGCCGGTGGCGTGGCTCGCGGCGGTGATGTTCGTCTCCGGCGCGTGCATCGAGGTCTTCGCGGTGGCGTGGATGATGGCGCTGCACCAGGAGATCCCCGAGGACAAGCTGTCGCGGGTCTCGTCGTACGACTGGCTGGGCTCGATCGCGCTGATCCCGGTCACCACCGCGCTCGCCGGGCCGATGCAGGACCTCGTGGGCCGGTCGGCGGCGCTGTGGGGCTGCGCGGCGCTGGTCGTCGCGCTGACCGCGGCGGTGCTGTCGGTGCCGGACGTACGGCGGTTGCGGCGGCGTACGGAGCACGCGGCGGCCGGATCCGCGGGCACGGACCGCGGCGAGGGTACGGACGCCGGGAACGGTACGCGCGGCGCCGCAGACGGGGAGCAGCCGGTGGATCAGCCGATCGTGAAGGCGCCGTCCGGCGGCTCGGGTGACGGCACAGCGTCGGCGTCCCCCACCGGCTGAGCGCCCGCCATCAGCCGCCGCAGCGCCGGCCCGTACTCGACGCGGGCGGGGAACGGGTCGGCCGCGGTGCGCCGGGCCAGCTCCGCGAGCGGCAGCCCGCGACCGGCCTCCGCGCCGTGCTTCGCCGCCACCACCAGGATGTTGCCGAAGCGGCGGCCGCGCAGCACCGACGGCTCGGCGATCAGGCACAGCTCGGGGAAGACGGCCGCGGCGGTGGCCAGTTGGGAGCCGAGGAAGCGGAACGGCGCGCTGTCGGCGAGGTTCGCGACGTACAGCCCGTCCGGGCGCAGCGCGCGGGCGGCGGCGCCGGCGAACTCCAGCGACGCGACGTGCGCGGGCACCCGCGCGCCGCCGTAGACGTCGGCGATGACCAGGTCGCAGGCCGCCGCCGGGCGCCGTTCCAGCGCGGCGCGGGCGTCGAGGGCCCGTACGGTCACGCCGCAGTCCTCGGGCAGCGGCAGATGCTCGGCGACCAGGGCGATCACCCCGCGGTCGGACTCGGCGACCTCCTGCCGGGAACCGGGGCGCGTCGCCGCCACGTACCGGGGCAGGGTCAGCGCGCCGCCGCCGAGGTGCACGGCGTCCAGCGGGCGGCCGGGCGGGAAGCCGAGGTCCACGACGTGCGCGAGGCGGCGCGCGTACTCGAACTCCAGGTGCGTGGCATCGTCGAGGTCGACGTACGACTGCGGGGCGCCCTCGACCGTGAGCAGGTACGCGCGGGGGCGGTCGACGTCCGGCAGCAGCCTCGCGGTGCCGCCGTCCACGGCGGCGACGACGGGGACGGGCTCCTCCACACCGGCCATTGTGGCGGAGGAGGCCCGCCTTCCGTACCCGGATGCGCGGATGCGCGGGTACGGAAGGCGGGCGGCGGGCCCGGCCCGGCCCGCACCGGGTCAGTCCAGCCCGGTGACGGTGCCCGCGCCGACCGTGCGCCCGCCCTCGCGGATCGCGAAGCCGAGCCCCACTTCCAGCGGCACCTCGCGGCCCAGCTCGACCGTCATCGCGACGGTGTCGCCCGGCCTGGCGACGCCCGCCGCGCCGAGGTCGACGTCGCCGACGACGTCCCCGGTCCTGATGT
The Streptomyces sp. CNQ-509 DNA segment above includes these coding regions:
- a CDS encoding MFS transporter; the protein is MPRPPAPDAGSPPDPVRAPAASGPAPRRRWAGRNYTLLSLAAVITNLGASGALIASAFAVLEAGGSATDVGLVAAARTTALIVFVLVGGAVADRIPRHRVMVVANTVNCTSQGVFAALVITDQAQVWQMVLLSAVGGTGHAFFAPAAEGMVLSSVTGEQAGRAFALFRVGINGAGIGGAALGGAMVASVGPGWVLAVDAGAFAVAAALRAFLDVSGIPERQPGGGIVADLKVGWREVTGRPWLWSIVLQFAVVNAVVAAAEAVYGPLVAREHLGGAAPWGLAMGAFAAGTLAGALVMTRWKPRRVLLAGVLCVFPLALPPAALAVPLPVAWLAAVMFVSGACIEVFAVAWMMALHQEIPEDKLSRVSSYDWLGSIALIPVTTALAGPMQDLVGRSAALWGCAALVVALTAAVLSVPDVRRLRRRTEHAAAGSAGTDRGEGTDAGNGTRGAADGEQPVDQPIVKAPSGGSGDGTASASPTG
- a CDS encoding spermidine synthase translates to MEEPVPVVAAVDGGTARLLPDVDRPRAYLLTVEGAPQSYVDLDDATHLEFEYARRLAHVVDLGFPPGRPLDAVHLGGGALTLPRYVAATRPGSRQEVAESDRGVIALVAEHLPLPEDCGVTVRALDARAALERRPAAACDLVIADVYGGARVPAHVASLEFAGAAARALRPDGLYVANLADSAPFRFLGSQLATAAAVFPELCLIAEPSVLRGRRFGNILVVAAKHGAEAGRGLPLAELARRTAADPFPARVEYGPALRRLMAGAQPVGDADAVPSPEPPDGAFTIG